The genomic stretch GGGATGGCGTTCATTGGCATCCAGGTTGCGGGTGCCGAACAGGATCGTAAAGACCGCCAGCCCCCCCGCGAACCACATCGCGGCGCGCGCGAAATCGCCATCGGTCCAGGCCGCCCCCTCATGATCTGCAAAGACCGCCAGTGACAGCGTGACCGATTGGATTTGCAGCGCGATATAAGGCGTGGCCGCGACCACGGCGATCAGCGTGACAACCGCGCCCAGCCGGCGCGATTTGCCAAAGCGCGACGAGATCAAATCCGCAATCGAGGTGATCCGCTGCGCCCGCCCGATCCGCACCAGCCGCCGCAACAGCCACCACCAGCCCACCATCACCAGCGTCGGCCCCAGGTAGATCGTCACGAATTCCAACCCCGACCGCGCCGCATAGCCCACCGCGCCGTAAAAGGTCCAGGCCGTGCAATAGATGCTCAGCGACAGCGTATAGATCACCGGCGCATGCAGCCATTTCGCCTGCCCCGCCGCCGCCCGCCTTTCGGCCAGAAAGGCCACCCAGAACAGCGCCGCCACATAGCTGAGCGCGACAAGGATCAGGATATTGAAGGAAACCATTACCGCCGCATGTCATCGGGTGAATGGTCGGTATCGGGCAACAGCCGCGCCAGCACCGCCGCCAGCCCGATCAGGATCAGCCAGATCACGAAAATATACGCCACCATGCCCGATTTCGAGGGTGTCTCGGGGCCAGAGCTTGCCCAGAGCAGCGGGATGAACCACAAGACCGCCCCCAGCACGGGCAGGAATTGCGCAGCATCCCCCAGCCGCCGCTGCCGATAGCTGGCCCGCTCCAGAAAGACCGGCGGTTTGGCGGGCGGTTTGGCAGGCGGTTTGGCGGGCGGTTTCATGGGGCCATCATGGCGCGGACATAATCGCGCACATCGCTGTTGGAAAAGGGTTTGGTCATGAAATGGCTGGCACCCAGCCGCAGGGCCAGCGCGCGGTCCTTGTCCTGCCCGCGCGCGGTCAGCATCATCACCGGGATATCCTTGGTGACATCGGTGCTGCGCAATTCGCGCAAGATCTCAAAGCCGCTGCGCCCCGGCAGCATCACGTCAAGAATGATCATATCGGGCGGCAGGGCCAGCACCTTGGCCATGGCGGTCTGACCGTCTTGATGGGTATGCACGGTCCAGCCGTCGCGCGACAGGATGAATCCGATCGCCTCGATGATGTTTGGCTCATCCTCGATCAGAAGGAC from Yoonia vestfoldensis encodes the following:
- a CDS encoding response regulator transcription factor: MGKRVLLIEDEPNIIEAIGFILSRDGWTVHTHQDGQTAMAKVLALPPDMIILDVMLPGRSGFEILRELRSTDVTKDIPVMMLTARGQDKDRALALRLGASHFMTKPFSNSDVRDYVRAMMAP